One window from the genome of Eucalyptus grandis isolate ANBG69807.140 chromosome 7, ASM1654582v1, whole genome shotgun sequence encodes:
- the LOC120296134 gene encoding uncharacterized protein LOC120296134, translating into MPGLDPLIVEHCLPTNPEMPPKKQRLRRTKPELSKKIEEEKSVKGRVIADLLAENPEVSNNDDRSLDDRILSVNEDSWTMFFDGAVNLSGSGIGAILISPDEQHHPVAEKLIFPCTNNIAEYEACILGFQAAIEMGVAKLKVFGDSALIILQTVGEWKTKDAKLLLYHKYLEDLINEFDEVSFEYLSRFHNQFADALATLSSMLQVTNGLEVEPLKIELKPLKLCGRFTKEYVAPI; encoded by the exons ATGCCTGGGTTAGACCCGTTAATCGTGGAGCATTGTTTGCCTACTAACCCGGAGATGCCtcctaagaagcaaaggctgCGAAGAACTAAGCCtgagctctcgaagaagatagaggaagag AAGTCGGTTAAGGGTCGAGTGATTGCTGATTTATTGGCTGAGAATCCAGAAgtctcaaataatgatgatcGTTCCCTGGATGACCGTatcttgagtgtaaatgaagatTCATGGACAATGTTTTTTGATGGAGCTGTCAACTTGTCCGGTTCTGGCATTGGGGCAATTCTGATATCCCCAGACGAACAACATCACCCAGTAGCTGagaaattgatattcccatgcactaataATATAGCtgagtatgaagcttgcatcctcggGTTTCAAGCTGCAATCGAGATGGgtgtagccaaattaaaagtgttcgggGATTCCGCGTTGATCATACTGCAGAccgtaggtgaatggaagactaagGATGCTAAATTGCTCTTATATCACAAGTACCTAGAAGATTTGATCAATGAATTCGATGAAGTTTCATTCGAATACTTATCGAGGTTTCACAATCAATTTGCAGATGCACTCGCAACtttatcatctatgttgcaagtcactAACGGATTAGAAGTTGAGCCATTGAAAATAGAG CTGAAGCCACTCAAATTATGCGGGAGGTTCACGAAGGAGTATGTGGcccccatatga